In the Topomyia yanbarensis strain Yona2022 chromosome 3, ASM3024719v1, whole genome shotgun sequence genome, one interval contains:
- the LOC131687488 gene encoding uncharacterized protein LOC131687488, with the protein MRQKRETKHLISRGQRHCFSLAKGGKKHTRISAGRLVRVAASAGEQTASTVTEDTRKGGLNCTQRTERLPVEVGKDKFIKKGQQHHVIFLDRKPLCLVIQPISPVVGTARKRNGKWSTTAEPTGSGRRRNNQIRGETQTTPLFEEKHCWQVKAHNCHVQQATIEQRRININRAALHFIAQSQQGIDEVPCCAGPKSRREQTAARHAILFRTVGTPNCTVETSESCKAVREPTARGKSSADAASRGEKARTVKMCEKWKSGKSCEVA; encoded by the exons ATGAGACAAAAAAGGGAAACAAAGCATCTCATTTCTCGTGGACAAAGACATTGCTTTTCGCTGGCAAAAGGTGGCAAAAAGCACACGCGGATCAGTGCAGGTCGGTTAGTCAGAGTGGCAGCAAGTGCAGGAGAGCAAACCGCTTCAACCGTCACAGAAGACACACGCAAAGGTGGGCTAAATTGCACCCAACGAACGGAACGTCTCCCAGTAGAGGTAGGAAAAGACAAATTCATTAAAAAGGGTCAGCAACATCATGTGATATTCCTCGACAGAAAGCCGCTGTGCCTAGTCATCCAACCGATCTCACCCGTGGTTGGAACGGCACGAAAGCGGAACGGCAAGTGGTCCACCACGGCAGAACCGACAGGGTCTGGAAGAAGGCGGAACAACCAAATCAG GGGCGAAACACAGACAACGCCACTGTTCGAGGAAAAGCATTGCTGGCAGGTCAAAGCCCACAATTGTCACGTGCAACAAGCAACGATCGAACAACGAAGGATCAACATTAATCGTGCAGCGCTTCATTTCATTGCACAATCACAACAGGGGATCGACGA GGTTCCCTGTTGTGCCGGACCTAAGAGTCGACGAGAACAAACTGCTGCCAGGCACGCCATCCTCTTCAGGACAGTAGGGACGCCCAATTGTACGGTTGAGACGAGTGAGAGTTGTAAGGCGGTGCGGGAACCAACGGCACGTGGGAAGTCGTCAGCAGACGCGGCGAGCCGAGGGGAGAAAGCGAGGAcggtgaaaatgtgcgaaaagtgGAAGTCCGGGAAGTCGTGCGAGGTGGCATAG